Proteins encoded in a region of the Magnetospirillum sp. genome:
- a CDS encoding SMP-30/gluconolactonase/LRE family protein, with amino-acid sequence MSWFARPRDIDTKMHARLPESLRAPARTAWADANKGGQAVDSFLEGPCLAADGTLYLVDIPFGRVLAVSPSGDWRVVAQYEGWPNGLKIRADGSLLVADYRRGLVAIDARTGAVAPVLATQHSESFKGLNDLALAADGSVWFTDQGQTGLHDPTGRVYRLGADGALARILANCPSPNGLAFNRAGTHLYVALTRAGQIWRVNADPGTLGAKTQLFAQLPGGVSGPDGLVVDGQDRVIVCDPGHGCAWVLSNWGEPLLRLVSCGGRAITNAVLAPDGRTLYLTDSDTGQVLAAELPA; translated from the coding sequence ATGAGCTGGTTTGCCCGTCCGCGCGACATCGACACGAAGATGCATGCGCGCCTGCCCGAAAGCTTGCGTGCCCCAGCCCGCACAGCGTGGGCCGACGCCAACAAAGGCGGGCAGGCGGTCGATAGTTTTCTCGAAGGCCCGTGCTTGGCCGCCGACGGCACGCTTTATCTTGTAGATATTCCGTTCGGGCGCGTGCTGGCCGTGTCGCCTTCGGGCGATTGGCGCGTGGTGGCGCAATACGAAGGCTGGCCCAACGGCCTTAAAATCCGCGCCGACGGCTCGCTGTTGGTGGCCGACTATCGCCGCGGCCTCGTTGCGATCGATGCGCGCACCGGCGCTGTCGCCCCCGTGCTGGCGACCCAGCACAGCGAGAGCTTCAAGGGTCTCAACGATCTCGCTTTGGCGGCCGACGGGTCGGTGTGGTTTACCGACCAGGGCCAAACCGGTCTGCACGATCCCACGGGCCGCGTCTATCGGCTGGGCGCGGATGGCGCACTCGCGCGCATTCTCGCCAATTGCCCGAGCCCCAACGGCCTCGCCTTCAACCGGGCGGGCACGCATCTTTATGTCGCGTTGACGCGGGCGGGCCAAATCTGGCGCGTGAATGCCGATCCCGGCACGCTCGGCGCCAAGACGCAGCTCTTCGCGCAATTGCCGGGCGGCGTGTCGGGCCCCGACGGGCTCGTCGTCGACGGCCAAGACCGCGTGATCGTGTGCGATCCGGGGCATGGGTGCGCGTGGGTTCTGAGCAACTGGGGCGAGCCGTTGTTACGGCTGGTGAGCTGCGGCGGGCGCGCGATCACGAATGCCGTGCTCGCGCCCGACGGCCGCACGCTGTATCTGACCGATTCCGAT
- the efp gene encoding elongation factor P — protein sequence MKIIGSAIRAGNVIEVDGKMWRVIKHNIVSPGKGGAFNQIEVRDIKTGTKSNMKFRSDETCELLRVEEKDLQYLYKEGEQYTFMDNQSYEQVMLVEEMIGDPAAFLTDNMVVSVQFIEGIPVGVELPVTAICTIVEADAVVKGQTASSSYKPALLDNGVKIGVPPFVAAGERVVVNIAERAYVERAKD from the coding sequence ATGAAGATCATCGGCAGCGCCATCCGTGCGGGCAACGTCATCGAAGTCGACGGCAAGATGTGGCGCGTCATCAAGCACAATATCGTGAGCCCGGGCAAAGGTGGCGCCTTCAACCAGATCGAAGTGCGCGACATCAAGACCGGCACGAAGTCGAACATGAAGTTCCGCTCCGACGAAACGTGCGAGCTTTTGCGCGTCGAAGAGAAGGACCTCCAGTATCTGTACAAGGAAGGCGAACAATACACGTTCATGGACAACCAGTCCTACGAACAGGTGATGCTCGTCGAAGAGATGATCGGCGATCCGGCGGCGTTCCTGACCGACAACATGGTCGTGTCGGTGCAGTTCATCGAAGGCATTCCGGTCGGCGTCGAATTGCCGGTTACGGCGATCTGCACGATCGTCGAGGCCGATGCGGTCGTCAAAGGCCAGACGGCGTCTTCGTCGTACAAGCCCGCTTTGCTCGACAACGGCGTGAAGATCGGCGTGCCGCCGTTCGTGGCGGCTGGCGAGCGCGTGGTCGTGAACATCGCCGAGCGCGCCTATGTCGAGCGCGCCAAAGACTAA